The proteins below come from a single Myripristis murdjan chromosome 10, fMyrMur1.1, whole genome shotgun sequence genomic window:
- the LOC115366225 gene encoding moesin-like isoform X2: MLSWSLPSCPAQLIVKTIGLRETWFFGLQYQDSKGFSTWLKLNKRVTAQDVKRENPLLIKFRAKFFPEDVADELIQEATQRLFFLQVKESILNDDIYCPPETAVLLASYAVQTKHGDYRKDYHVPGYLTREKLLPQRVLEQHKLNKDQWEERIQVWHQEHKGMLREDAMVEYLKIAQDLEMYGVNYFSIKNKKGSELWLGVDALGLNIYDKKDRMTPKIGFPWSEIRNISFNDKKFVIKPIDKKAPDFVFYAPRLRINKRILALCMGNHDLYMRRRKPDTIEVQQMKAQAREEKNKRQMERALLESEKKKRENAEKETEKIARETMELMERLRQIEEQTKRAQDELEEQTRKALELEKERTIAQEEAERLEKDRKAAVEAKAALLQQSENQIKNQENLASELADLTSKISQLEDAKKKKDEEAKRWQRRALMVEVDLERTKEELKTKLMGVHIQDSVHTHMHEHDETDESSAEASAELTVPGMVRDRSEEERVTEAQKNQRLQKNLKFLSTDLACAVDESKKTPNDLIHAENVKAGRDKYKTLRQIRQGNTKQRIDEFESM; this comes from the exons ATGCTGAGCTGGAGTTTGCCATCCTGCCCAGCACAACTG ATAGTGAAGACGATCGGGCTGAGGGAAACCTGGTTCTTTGGCCTGCAGTATCAAGACAGTAAAGGCTTCTCCACCTGGCTTAAGCTGAACAAGAGG GTGACAGCACAGGATGTGAAGAGGGAGAACCCTTTGCTGATTAAGTTCAGAGCCAAGTTTTTCCCCGAGGATGTTGCTGATGAACTCATCCAGGAGGCAACCCAGCGGCTTTTCTTTCTGCAG gtaaaaGAGAGCATCCTGAATGATGACATTTACTGTCCACCTGAGACTGCAGTGCTGCTGGCCTCTTACGCAGTTCAGACCAAACATGGAGACTACAGGAAAGATTACCATGTACCAGGATACCTTACGAGGGAGAAGCTGCTTCCACAGAG ggttttGGAGCAGCACAAATTGAATAAAGATCAATGGGAGGAAAGAATACAGGTGTGGCATCAAGAGCACAAGGGAATGCTGAG AGAAGACGCTATGGTGGAGTACCTGAAGATAGCTCAGGACCTAGAGATGTATGGGGTCAACTACTTCAGCATCAAGAACAAGAAAGGCTCAGAACTGTGGTTGGGAGTGGACGCACTGGGTCTCAACATTTATGACAAGAAGGACAG GATGACCCCAAAGATTGGCTTCCCCTGGAGTGAGATCAGAAACATCTCCTTCAATGACAAAAAGTTTGTCATCAAGCCAATTGACAAGAAGGCTCCG GACTTTGTTTTCTATGCGCCTCGACTCCGCATCAACAAACGTATCCTGGCGCTGTGTATGGGGAACCATGACCTGTACATGCGCAGACGTAAGCCTGACACCATTGAGGTGCAGCAGATGAAGGCCCAGGCCAGGGAGGAGAAGAACAAGAGGCAGATGGAGAG GGCTCTACttgagagtgagaaaaaaaagcgaGAGAACGCCGAGAAGGAAACGGAGAAGATTGCTCGTGAGACCatggagctgatggagagaTTGAGACAGATTGAGGAGCAGACAAAGAGAGCTCAGGATG agctggaggagcagaCTCGCAAGGCTctggagctggagaaggagaggacgATTGCTCAGGAGGAAGCGGAGCGCTTGGAGAAGGACCGCAAAGCAGCAGTGGAGGCTAAAGCAGCCCTGCTACAGCAATCTGAAAACCAGATAAAGAATCAGGAGAACCTG gCCTCTGAGCTGGCTGATCTTACCTCCAAGATCTCCCAGCTGGAAGatgccaagaagaagaaggatgaAGAGGCAAAGAGGTGGCAGAGAAGG GCATTGATGGTGGAGGTTGATTTGGAGCGAACCAAAGAAGAGCTTAAGACTAAACTCATGGGGGTCCACATCCAGGATTCAGTGCACACTCATATGCATGAGCACGACGAGACGGATGAGAGCAGCGCAGAGGCAAGCGCTGAGCTGACTGTGCCAGGCATGGTCCGAGACCGCAGCGAGGAAGAAAGGGTGACAGAGGCCCAGAAGAACCAGAGGCTGCAGAAAAATCTCAAG TTCCTCAGCACAGATCTGGCCTGCGCTGTAGACGAGAGCAAGAAGACCCCCAACGACCTGATCCACGCTGAGAATGTGAAGGCAGGCCGTGATAAATACAAGACCCTCCGGCAGATCCGTCAGGGCAACACCAAACAGCGCATTGATGAGTTTGAGTCCATGTGA
- the LOC115366225 gene encoding moesin-like isoform X1 — protein MSTINVRVTTMDAELEFAILPSTTGKQLFDQIVKTIGLRETWFFGLQYQDSKGFSTWLKLNKRVTAQDVKRENPLLIKFRAKFFPEDVADELIQEATQRLFFLQVKESILNDDIYCPPETAVLLASYAVQTKHGDYRKDYHVPGYLTREKLLPQRVLEQHKLNKDQWEERIQVWHQEHKGMLREDAMVEYLKIAQDLEMYGVNYFSIKNKKGSELWLGVDALGLNIYDKKDRMTPKIGFPWSEIRNISFNDKKFVIKPIDKKAPDFVFYAPRLRINKRILALCMGNHDLYMRRRKPDTIEVQQMKAQAREEKNKRQMERALLESEKKKRENAEKETEKIARETMELMERLRQIEEQTKRAQDELEEQTRKALELEKERTIAQEEAERLEKDRKAAVEAKAALLQQSENQIKNQENLASELADLTSKISQLEDAKKKKDEEAKRWQRRALMVEVDLERTKEELKTKLMGVHIQDSVHTHMHEHDETDESSAEASAELTVPGMVRDRSEEERVTEAQKNQRLQKNLKFLSTDLACAVDESKKTPNDLIHAENVKAGRDKYKTLRQIRQGNTKQRIDEFESM, from the exons atgtcaACT ATAAATGTTCGAGTCACAACGATGGATGCTGAGCTGGAGTTTGCCATCCTGCCCAGCACAACTGGTAAACAGCTGTTTGACCAG ATAGTGAAGACGATCGGGCTGAGGGAAACCTGGTTCTTTGGCCTGCAGTATCAAGACAGTAAAGGCTTCTCCACCTGGCTTAAGCTGAACAAGAGG GTGACAGCACAGGATGTGAAGAGGGAGAACCCTTTGCTGATTAAGTTCAGAGCCAAGTTTTTCCCCGAGGATGTTGCTGATGAACTCATCCAGGAGGCAACCCAGCGGCTTTTCTTTCTGCAG gtaaaaGAGAGCATCCTGAATGATGACATTTACTGTCCACCTGAGACTGCAGTGCTGCTGGCCTCTTACGCAGTTCAGACCAAACATGGAGACTACAGGAAAGATTACCATGTACCAGGATACCTTACGAGGGAGAAGCTGCTTCCACAGAG ggttttGGAGCAGCACAAATTGAATAAAGATCAATGGGAGGAAAGAATACAGGTGTGGCATCAAGAGCACAAGGGAATGCTGAG AGAAGACGCTATGGTGGAGTACCTGAAGATAGCTCAGGACCTAGAGATGTATGGGGTCAACTACTTCAGCATCAAGAACAAGAAAGGCTCAGAACTGTGGTTGGGAGTGGACGCACTGGGTCTCAACATTTATGACAAGAAGGACAG GATGACCCCAAAGATTGGCTTCCCCTGGAGTGAGATCAGAAACATCTCCTTCAATGACAAAAAGTTTGTCATCAAGCCAATTGACAAGAAGGCTCCG GACTTTGTTTTCTATGCGCCTCGACTCCGCATCAACAAACGTATCCTGGCGCTGTGTATGGGGAACCATGACCTGTACATGCGCAGACGTAAGCCTGACACCATTGAGGTGCAGCAGATGAAGGCCCAGGCCAGGGAGGAGAAGAACAAGAGGCAGATGGAGAG GGCTCTACttgagagtgagaaaaaaaagcgaGAGAACGCCGAGAAGGAAACGGAGAAGATTGCTCGTGAGACCatggagctgatggagagaTTGAGACAGATTGAGGAGCAGACAAAGAGAGCTCAGGATG agctggaggagcagaCTCGCAAGGCTctggagctggagaaggagaggacgATTGCTCAGGAGGAAGCGGAGCGCTTGGAGAAGGACCGCAAAGCAGCAGTGGAGGCTAAAGCAGCCCTGCTACAGCAATCTGAAAACCAGATAAAGAATCAGGAGAACCTG gCCTCTGAGCTGGCTGATCTTACCTCCAAGATCTCCCAGCTGGAAGatgccaagaagaagaaggatgaAGAGGCAAAGAGGTGGCAGAGAAGG GCATTGATGGTGGAGGTTGATTTGGAGCGAACCAAAGAAGAGCTTAAGACTAAACTCATGGGGGTCCACATCCAGGATTCAGTGCACACTCATATGCATGAGCACGACGAGACGGATGAGAGCAGCGCAGAGGCAAGCGCTGAGCTGACTGTGCCAGGCATGGTCCGAGACCGCAGCGAGGAAGAAAGGGTGACAGAGGCCCAGAAGAACCAGAGGCTGCAGAAAAATCTCAAG TTCCTCAGCACAGATCTGGCCTGCGCTGTAGACGAGAGCAAGAAGACCCCCAACGACCTGATCCACGCTGAGAATGTGAAGGCAGGCCGTGATAAATACAAGACCCTCCGGCAGATCCGTCAGGGCAACACCAAACAGCGCATTGATGAGTTTGAGTCCATGTGA
- the LOC115366225 gene encoding moesin-like isoform X3 — translation MSTINVRVTTMDAELEFAILPSTTGKQLFDQIVKTIGLRETWFFGLQYQDSKGFSTWLKLNKRVTAQDVKRENPLLIKFRAKFFPEDVADELIQEATQRLFFLQVKESILNDDIYCPPETAVLLASYAVQTKHGDYRKDYHVPGYLTREKLLPQRVLEQHKLNKDQWEERIQVWHQEHKGMLREDAMVEYLKIAQDLEMYGVNYFSIKNKKGSELWLGVDALGLNIYDKKDRMTPKIGFPWSEIRNISFNDKKFVIKPIDKKAPDFVFYAPRLRINKRILALCMGNHDLYMRRRKPDTIEVQQMKAQAREEKNKRQMERALLESEKKKRENAEKETEKIARETMELMERLRQIEEQTKRAQDELEEQTRKALELEKERTIAQEEAERLEKDRKAAVEAKAALLQQSENQIKNQENLASELADLTSKISQLEDAKKKKDEEAKRWQRRDSVHTHMHEHDETDESSAEASAELTVPGMVRDRSEEERVTEAQKNQRLQKNLKFLSTDLACAVDESKKTPNDLIHAENVKAGRDKYKTLRQIRQGNTKQRIDEFESM, via the exons atgtcaACT ATAAATGTTCGAGTCACAACGATGGATGCTGAGCTGGAGTTTGCCATCCTGCCCAGCACAACTGGTAAACAGCTGTTTGACCAG ATAGTGAAGACGATCGGGCTGAGGGAAACCTGGTTCTTTGGCCTGCAGTATCAAGACAGTAAAGGCTTCTCCACCTGGCTTAAGCTGAACAAGAGG GTGACAGCACAGGATGTGAAGAGGGAGAACCCTTTGCTGATTAAGTTCAGAGCCAAGTTTTTCCCCGAGGATGTTGCTGATGAACTCATCCAGGAGGCAACCCAGCGGCTTTTCTTTCTGCAG gtaaaaGAGAGCATCCTGAATGATGACATTTACTGTCCACCTGAGACTGCAGTGCTGCTGGCCTCTTACGCAGTTCAGACCAAACATGGAGACTACAGGAAAGATTACCATGTACCAGGATACCTTACGAGGGAGAAGCTGCTTCCACAGAG ggttttGGAGCAGCACAAATTGAATAAAGATCAATGGGAGGAAAGAATACAGGTGTGGCATCAAGAGCACAAGGGAATGCTGAG AGAAGACGCTATGGTGGAGTACCTGAAGATAGCTCAGGACCTAGAGATGTATGGGGTCAACTACTTCAGCATCAAGAACAAGAAAGGCTCAGAACTGTGGTTGGGAGTGGACGCACTGGGTCTCAACATTTATGACAAGAAGGACAG GATGACCCCAAAGATTGGCTTCCCCTGGAGTGAGATCAGAAACATCTCCTTCAATGACAAAAAGTTTGTCATCAAGCCAATTGACAAGAAGGCTCCG GACTTTGTTTTCTATGCGCCTCGACTCCGCATCAACAAACGTATCCTGGCGCTGTGTATGGGGAACCATGACCTGTACATGCGCAGACGTAAGCCTGACACCATTGAGGTGCAGCAGATGAAGGCCCAGGCCAGGGAGGAGAAGAACAAGAGGCAGATGGAGAG GGCTCTACttgagagtgagaaaaaaaagcgaGAGAACGCCGAGAAGGAAACGGAGAAGATTGCTCGTGAGACCatggagctgatggagagaTTGAGACAGATTGAGGAGCAGACAAAGAGAGCTCAGGATG agctggaggagcagaCTCGCAAGGCTctggagctggagaaggagaggacgATTGCTCAGGAGGAAGCGGAGCGCTTGGAGAAGGACCGCAAAGCAGCAGTGGAGGCTAAAGCAGCCCTGCTACAGCAATCTGAAAACCAGATAAAGAATCAGGAGAACCTG gCCTCTGAGCTGGCTGATCTTACCTCCAAGATCTCCCAGCTGGAAGatgccaagaagaagaaggatgaAGAGGCAAAGAGGTGGCAGAGAAGG GATTCAGTGCACACTCATATGCATGAGCACGACGAGACGGATGAGAGCAGCGCAGAGGCAAGCGCTGAGCTGACTGTGCCAGGCATGGTCCGAGACCGCAGCGAGGAAGAAAGGGTGACAGAGGCCCAGAAGAACCAGAGGCTGCAGAAAAATCTCAAG TTCCTCAGCACAGATCTGGCCTGCGCTGTAGACGAGAGCAAGAAGACCCCCAACGACCTGATCCACGCTGAGAATGTGAAGGCAGGCCGTGATAAATACAAGACCCTCCGGCAGATCCGTCAGGGCAACACCAAACAGCGCATTGATGAGTTTGAGTCCATGTGA